A genomic stretch from Cryomorphaceae bacterium 1068 includes:
- a CDS encoding RluA family pseudouridine synthase, with protein sequence MSDNEIEYTESDEELFEHYRIQADPGQEPLRIDKFLMDRIPNTSRTKLQDAAIEGNIRVNDQKVKANYKVKPDDDISIVLPYPKREIELIPQDIPLEILYEDDHMIIVNKAANMVVHPGYGNYTGTMVNALIHHFDNLPEAKGAIPGRPGLVHRLDKNTTGVMVIAKTERALTNLSLQFFERTIDRRYVALAWGDIEEDGMIEGHIGRSLKNRKVMTVFPEGEYGKEARTRYKVLERLTYVTLVECKLETGRTHQIRAHFQHINHPLFNDPEYGGNKILKGTQFSKYKQFVMNNFDLLPRQALHARKLELTHPHTGERMNFESDIPADLSAVLERWRNYISHR encoded by the coding sequence TTGAGCGATAACGAAATAGAATACACCGAAAGCGATGAAGAGCTTTTTGAGCACTACCGCATTCAGGCTGACCCGGGTCAGGAGCCTCTTCGAATAGATAAGTTCTTGATGGACAGGATTCCGAATACGTCGAGAACGAAGCTTCAGGATGCTGCCATAGAAGGTAATATTCGGGTGAATGATCAGAAGGTGAAGGCGAACTACAAGGTGAAGCCTGACGACGATATCTCCATAGTGCTTCCGTATCCGAAAAGAGAAATAGAGCTTATTCCGCAGGATATTCCTTTGGAGATTCTGTATGAAGATGATCATATGATCATTGTCAATAAGGCTGCAAATATGGTGGTACATCCCGGCTATGGAAACTACACGGGCACCATGGTAAATGCTTTAATCCATCATTTTGACAATTTGCCCGAGGCAAAGGGTGCGATTCCCGGGAGGCCCGGATTGGTGCATAGACTCGATAAGAATACGACCGGTGTCATGGTGATTGCGAAGACTGAAAGAGCGCTGACCAACTTGTCGCTTCAGTTTTTTGAGCGTACTATCGATCGCCGCTACGTGGCACTAGCTTGGGGTGACATCGAAGAAGACGGGATGATAGAAGGTCATATTGGTCGCTCACTCAAAAACCGAAAGGTGATGACCGTATTTCCTGAAGGAGAATATGGGAAAGAAGCTAGGACGAGATACAAAGTACTGGAGCGATTGACTTACGTTACCCTGGTAGAGTGCAAACTAGAAACAGGGCGAACTCACCAAATTCGAGCGCATTTCCAGCACATCAATCATCCTCTCTTCAATGACCCCGAATATGGCGGAAATAAGATTCTGAAAGGAACGCAGTTCAGTAAGTACAAGCAATTTGTAATGAACAACTTCGACCTGCTTCCAAGGCAGGCCTTGCACGCGCGAAAGCTAGAGCTCACGCATCCTCATACGGGTGAGCGAATGAACTTCGAATCAGATATTCCTGCAGACTTATCAGCAGTGCTAGAACGATGGAGAAACTATATTAGTCACCGTTAG
- a CDS encoding AMP-binding protein, which yields MEASTKPLTPFSKYQGVRLNGRFIESNELNQIEGQDQFEMEIISYCIDLFDESETIFIQTSGSTGNPKSLEFPKSALIQSASVTNEYFGLNPKSKSLLSLPLNYVAAKLMVVRAIIGGYNLSTVAPKANPLKDLNELISFVPMTPHQVKSILGESPEAFDKVETVLLGGGEVLSELRAQLLQLNPHFYVGFGMAETLTHFALSKINSEDTTIYKVLPDARISTDERGCLIINRSGITKNDLVTNDLIELTEEGFKWLGRIDNLINSGGVKVIPEEVEKLLSPKIDSRFFVSGIPNSLLGQKVALFIEGKKEIKLDDIAFSSVYQKPKEIIHLEKFLYTESGKVRRAETVKSWLESNGD from the coding sequence ATGGAAGCTTCCACCAAACCTTTGACCCCCTTTTCAAAATATCAAGGAGTTCGTCTCAACGGACGATTCATAGAGAGCAATGAGCTCAATCAGATCGAGGGCCAAGATCAATTCGAGATGGAGATTATTTCTTACTGCATCGACCTCTTTGATGAATCAGAAACCATTTTCATTCAAACATCGGGTTCGACGGGCAATCCTAAGAGTTTGGAATTTCCGAAATCGGCATTGATTCAAAGTGCCTCGGTTACAAATGAATATTTTGGCTTAAATCCTAAAAGTAAGTCGTTACTCTCTCTCCCGCTCAATTATGTAGCTGCAAAACTAATGGTGGTGAGAGCCATTATCGGCGGCTATAATCTCTCAACAGTCGCGCCAAAAGCCAATCCTCTAAAAGACTTAAATGAATTGATTTCATTCGTTCCGATGACTCCCCACCAAGTGAAATCAATTTTGGGAGAATCTCCCGAAGCCTTTGACAAGGTCGAGACAGTCTTGCTTGGTGGTGGAGAAGTTTTAAGTGAGCTTAGGGCTCAACTTCTACAACTGAACCCACATTTTTACGTAGGCTTTGGTATGGCTGAAACATTAACCCATTTTGCCTTGAGCAAAATAAATAGTGAAGACACGACAATCTATAAAGTGCTGCCGGATGCAAGAATTAGCACTGATGAAAGAGGTTGTCTCATCATTAATCGATCAGGAATTACAAAAAACGATCTGGTTACCAATGACTTGATAGAGTTGACCGAAGAAGGGTTCAAATGGCTTGGGCGGATTGACAATCTCATCAACTCCGGTGGCGTAAAAGTCATTCCCGAAGAGGTGGAAAAACTTTTGAGCCCAAAAATCGATTCTCGCTTCTTCGTGAGTGGGATACCCAATTCATTACTAGGTCAAAAAGTAGCCCTATTCATAGAAGGCAAAAAAGAAATCAAGCTGGATGATATTGCCTTTTCGAGTGTTTACCAAAAGCCCAAGGAAATCATCCATTTAGAAAAATTTCTCTATACAGAATCGGGAAAGGTGAGAAGAGCTGAAACGGTAAAAAGCTGGCTCGAATCTAACGGTGACTAA